The following nucleotide sequence is from Salmo salar chromosome ssa08, Ssal_v3.1, whole genome shotgun sequence.
CAtattagagggtgtgtgtgtctggtctatgtttttgtatttattatggatccctattagttcctgccaaggcagcagctactcctcctggggttcattatggatccccattagttcctggcaaggcagcagctactcttcctggggtttattaaggatccccattagttcctgccaaggcatcagctactcctcctggggtccagcaaaattaaggcagttatacaattttaaaaacattacaaaacattcacaacagatttcccaACACatgaagtgtgtgccctcaggtccctactctactaccacatatctacaacacaaattccatgtgtacgtgtgtgtatagtgtgtatgttaaggTGTGGAtgttgtggcaaagaagggggtcgagtgataaatggcagatatgtgagggcagaactaataaacgggctctgcccgatcactaaaatggccaccccgatcagaactacagatcacaaaatggccgactgccaaaactacaattcccagaagcaaggggaaccctcagaaggtggagccgacccacagataaaaggtcaagaaaaaccaggaagagagagagagagggcgggaaggatctatgaaccatagagaaagagacaatctacattggctggatttaccgtgtacgagctggactgttttggacttatcTGTTGgtgtttagacctggacctaccgagaaccagatttgtgtaccgaaccctgctatccttgaccttacctgcggcctgggtggaccaggacagcgaaacaaacacacaggtactgtcatgttcgaaagaactttcattctgggctgactttggtgacagtttcccacttaatttgtgacaaacgctcctaactttgaagaggtgtgccacagtgtgtatgcatgtgtctgtgcctatgtttgtggtGCTTCCCAGTATGTGGGTGGAACTTCCCCCAGTAGACCAGGAAGTTACTCAGGAATCAGATAAAAAAGTGAATAGAAGAAGAAACTGTCCCCAACTATAACCAGCTTTGGACTCAGACACTCGGTACTGGTGGCCTCCTCTGGGGGAACGTTTAGTTTtttaccctagcactacacagctgatttgaatcatcaaagcttgatgatgagttggttatttgaataagCTGTGTAGTGTTACGGCAACAACCAAAATGTTCACTAAGGGgggccccaggactgagtttgagAAACTCTGCTTTAAGAcactgtagctgtagtcagaAAACATTGTCGAAAATGTCTGAGTCCATCTATACCAAGCCAGATATGACCAATAAGGTTTGACAGAGGTGAAATGGAGGAGAGGATAGTGGATAGCTACATCAGTGCAGACACACTGGGGGAACAGTGAGATCAGCACCACGACACATCTGCAGAAAGGCCAGccacagaccagttacaacaacctgcctgaggagagagaccagttacaacaacTTAACTGAAGAGAAACCAGCTACAGATCAGTTACAACACCCTaactgaagagagagaccagctacagagggagagagatgattttGAAGGTTGATACTACATCTCGACCAAGACTAAAAActggacagacagtagacaggactGTACCAACAGAGCCTtgaggcctcatttatcaatactACTAGTACTTAACCCATCAGAGTCTAAGCTGTGATTTGTCCATAGTTTTCCACCATTTCAGTCCCCTTCACCGTAGACACGGCCAACTGAACCTGAGGAACCTTTACTGTCCGAGCCACCAACGATCGCAGATTCACTTCTTCCTTCCCTGCCAGCATCTCCATAGTGACTAGGGGCGGTGCAGCCAACGGTACGGTGAGCCTCATGGCGCCCGTCAGCATCCCGTCAGGACGGATGTAACCCTGTCTGTTGTCAGAAAAGTAAGTGTCTTGTTTCAAAACTCTAAAAAGGCCTCCTTTTttcatatcctctctccctcacagccACTGATTTGAACGGAATTGGTTGCTGTAAGCTACCAGTTGTTATCAGCTACATtagctcttgctctctctctcccctcccttctccttcccttccttcctctctccaggTGACAGATTTTTCTTCTCCCAGTGCGGACTACCAGGCTTCTCCTCCAACGTTTCGATTACTCCAATAGTTTTGTTTAGGTACTGCAGTTTAACGGAGGCTCGGCCCAGAAAGACAATTTTCCAAACACGGCCACATTGAGAATCGAAATTAGAAAATTCCAAATAAGACACTTTAGTcatcacatttgtgcacaaaacagCCATTGAATTATTGAAATATTTGTTGTTGAggccgatttaaaaaaaacattttatattcatCCAATGTCTGGCATGTTTTTGGATGACTTAATGACATTGTTGCTGCTAACACTTTTCCCTGAGTGCTAGTGAACATGTGATGTTGGGCTGTGTAAACCAGATGCACCCGGGATATAGACGCCCATAGATCTGATTATGCCAACATGATTACCTTGATAACAACGGGCGGACATCTTGGACGCAGTCTCCAGTTGTTATTGTACCTCAGTGGTCTCCTCTGACTTACCATTAGCATGCAGCTCCACAAACTGGCAGCTCTCTGCCAACCTAACCGAAGATGTCAAAGAGACGGGCATCGTCTAAGTCACCCTATGCCAGGGTAACAGGACCCTCAACACTTCTACAGAGGTGGGCCCCAGGGCCAAGAATGTGACCCGGGTGGCCTACAAAGCTACCTGCTGTTCAAAGAAGGTAGAGACggtggtagtggacagggcagGCAACGTGGGTGTGTCAATGTGCTCAGTGGGACTCTGTGGGAGTGGTTGTGAGCTCTACATCCCAGGGCCGGTTTCCCAAGAGCATCTTAAGTCTAAGTCTATCATTAATACCATAGGATCCTATTGTTCTAAGATGAACTTAGTCTTAATATGCTTTTGGGAAACTGagcccaggtctctgtcaccaactctacagctgtacctgtagttagtactacgtccacccaggtctctgtcaccaacactacagctgtacctgtagttagtactacatccacccaggtctctgtcaccaacactacaactgtacctgtagttagtactacgtccacccaggtctctgtcaccaacactacagctgtacctgtagttagtactacatccacccaggtctctgtcaccaacactacagctgtacctgtagttagtactacgtccacccaggtctctgtcaccaacactacagctgtacctgtagttagtactacgtcCACctaggtctctgtcaccaactctacagctgtacctgtagttagtactacatccacctaGGTCTCTGTCacaaacactacagctgtacctgtagttaaaactacatccacccaggtatCTGTCACCAACAtcacagctgtacctgtagttagtactacatccacccaggtctctgtcaccaacactacagctgtacctgtagttagtactacatccacccaggtctctgtcaccaacactacagctgtacctgtagttagtactacatccacccaggtctctgtcaccaacactacagctgtacctgtagttagtactacatccacccaggtctctgtcaccaacactacagctgtacctgtagttagtactacatccacccaggtctctgtcaccaacactacagctgtacctgtagttagtactacatccacccaggtatCTGTCACCAACAtcacagctgtacctgtagttagtactacatccacccaggtctctgtcaccaacactacagctgtacctgtagttagtactacctgtcaccaacactacagatgtacctgtagttagtactacatccacccaggtctctgtcaccaacactacagctgtacctgtagttagtactacatccacccaggtctctgtcaccaacactacagctgtacctgtagttagtactacatccacccaggtctctgtcaccaacactacagctgtacctgtagttagttctacatccacccaggtctctgtcactaacactacagatgtacctgtagttagtactacatcaaCCAGAGGGCCACCTTTGACTCTGTCCCTGTATCTAAGGATCTGTGTGATGCTTTCTCTCCTCCTGTGCAATAGAGTAGAGCTATAGAGTTGTATAATAGTTCATGTAGGTAGATGTCATGTGGAACAGTGGAATCAGTGCAGAGAGAGTTGTGTCATTAGATGTAACCAGTATGTATATGTTATGCTGTACTAAAAGACAGGGTGGAAATATGAACTTCTTGTCATTAAACAGGTGAAGTTTTTTAAATTCTTCTTTCTATTCTCTTAAATCTGTCAAACTGAAACTATGGAGATATTTTCAGAACTTCTGCATTTTCATTCTGAGTAACTCTTCACAGACAGCACAGATAGAAAGATCCCTATATGGCCGTTGGTGGCCGGTCACACTCTGGGGGGAAGTTTCCCCtagccacagatctaggatcaggtttctctcccccaatcctaacctgaaCCATTTGTGGTGGAAatacaaaactgacccaagatcagtgttTAGGGACAACTTCCCCCTCCACCACCAGTCATAGAGTGAGATCCATAATGTGTTCTCCATTTGAAGGCTGGTGGTGCTGTAAACTCGGTCAGGatatatgtagtgtatatgtcaATTAACAGGATCCAAATTTATTTTAGCAGATCCAAAATTGTGACCCTGTAAATTCACACGTACATCATATAGCATGATATatagtcatatcatgtattatattatcaaactaagactggtgggagtcatatcctgtattatattatcaaactaagactggtgggagtcatatcatgtagtatagtatcaaactaaggctggtgggagtcatataatgtattatattatcaaacttagactgatgggagtcatatcatgtattatattaccaaacaaagactggtgggagtcataacatgtattatattatcaaactaagactggtgagAGTCATATAAtttagtatattatcaaactaaggctggtgtgtcttatcatgtattatattatcaaactaaggctggtgggagtcatatcatgtattatattataaacgaagactggtgggagtcatatcatgtagtatattatcacactaagactggtgggagtcatcttAAATGTGTTTATCTTTATTAAGATTGCATGGCATACACAAGTCATCTCCTGACATGCTGGGGACCTGGATCAATGTTGAATATTGCAGGTCATCCAGTCTGACCATGCTGAATAAGAAGTTATACACCACAGTGTATTTCACAACAGGAGGATTTCAAACCAAACCAAATAGAAGGGATGTTATACCCTCTAAATAATCACACACTCTATCCACCACATTTACATGTGTACTACATTTAGTGTGTATACTTTATGTTTTTTTACATGAGCTTTATACATTAGGTGAAGTAGTCAAATCAAGGGCAGGCATTTATGACATGAGCTACTGAAAGAATGTTCATGCTACTGATGAAGAGCAAGTCTCCCTTGAGCCGCATGATTGAAGTTGAGCCGAGTGCTGCACCTGTTGAGGCAGGTCTGAGGGTGTTGGGGCTGGGTCTTGTTCTGTCCATGTTGAGACTGGGCCTGGTTCTTCACATGTTGAGGCTGGGCTGGGGTTTTTGAGGCTGGGCCTGGTACTACCCCTGTTGAGGCATGTCTGAGTGTTTGGAGGCCGGTCCAGGTGCTGCCCCTGTTTAGGCTGGGGCTGGTGCAGGTGGCCCAGTTAGGCCCTGTGTGCTGGGGCCTCCCGCTCTCTTGCCCTGTAGGGTGAAAGGAACCGTACACATATATAGCAACACAAGAATATAGATGGTGAGAGAAAGCAGTACCTGAACATATAGAAGAGCATGTAGGCACTCCGGGCTCTGGTCCTCAGCACAGTGGCTTCATTGGACATTGACACCTGGCTGTCGTTACAGCAGAACCAGTTTCCACTGGCATTCAAGATGTCACTAATGTAGTGTCCTGTGGAACAAGGAAGACAGactagaggtcaaaggtcaggctTTTGTGGGTAATAGAGTGTGTTGTAACAGTTAAACAGTTAATTTGGGAGATATTTTATCTGTTACATgtgtcaagttttgaaatcagagaTAAACAAATACACGTAGCATATAATTAGGCATGCCTCTACATTCTTTTGAATTTAACTGCGCAAACTCTAAACATATTGCAGTGCTTGTCGGGTTGACACTTCACTCTGAAGCCTGCAGTCTTGCACGCTTGGCCGAAGTGGCTATTGGAGGGTCTAATTATTCCCTACACCAGGGTTCCCCAAATGGTGGCCCATGGGACAAATCTGGCCCaagggtgattttatttggccccccatgtTTTCtgaacaaataaaatgtaattgttaaaagacaaaaaaaaagcagcaaatcagctccaagtgattatcattttggaaatctgtttcaaagtattcccacgcacaaTAGATATATGTGACTGtaaacaaatgtaagcaaggtttgaaatgagtCAAATATAATATCTGTTTGCCCTTCTTATGGTCAATTTGCGGTCTACAAATAATTTGTAATTTTGTTCCATACCCCGGCCCATCTGGCTAAGAAATAAAATGGACTcgaggctgaatctagttgatgatccctggcctTCACCCTTGATAATATTCACTCCCTCAGCTTTGGGATGCTTGTGTATACGGCAGAGGCACACGTGAACATGCAAATTAAGAGCTGAGGAGAAGGGAGTGATTTGGAATTCAGCTGATGTCATATGTATTGTgcatctgcatgtgtgtgttttaaggTATTTACTTACCGGAGTTTGCGGAGCCTCCCAAATGAGAGACTACACCAGTCAGCTGGTAGTAACCATTCACTGACTTCACTGGCTGCTGCTTCTGTAAGAAAACACATGTGATCATGGGACTGTCATTTCCTCTACAGTCCACcacactgtctacagtctactacagtactAGTCTACTACAGGAGGTCTACTACATTGTGTTCTCCTCATAActatctcagtgttctgtcataaCTTATTTTTCACTGGtttcactctatctctctctctcttctcaccacTGAGGCTGTCAGTAGCACTTTCCCTGGTTCCTGGTCATTTGAATCTGAGGGGTCAAATATACATATGAAGAGCTGTGAGAACGTGGTCACTTGTCTGAAATGCTCTGGACTGAAACGGCTCCAATACATCACTAAAGATGTCTGAGAAAATATTTTAATTGCAGCTTCCAGCTTCTCGTCAGCAGGACCATTTTGGGAGTGGGtggtttgtgttgtgttggagcaAGAATAGCGTTATGGTGCCATGACCTACCTGAACAGTAGAGGGCGCTGTCTTTGGCCTCTCCAGGTGGGCTGGAGACTTGGTTGGTGAGGTCCTGTGGGCTGGCACTGTGCAGGTGTGGCACCATGTCCCCACAGAGGGTGGAGAGACTCAGCTCCGAAGGAAACAAAAGAGGAGCCTCCAGCTTCTCGAACCCCTCAGGTCCTCCAAACCTCTTCAGATGCAGAACCAGCACactgcccagagacagagaggaagagagatgaacaGATAGATGATGAAACCAGTCAACAAAATAACAGATGAGTGAAATGTGTTCGGTGGTGCTCATCCCTAAGTCCTAAAACCTGCTCAGGAAGGTAACCACTCCTACAGGCTCAGAACACAATGACCACTCATTTCATTACACACTGCTAGTCCTATGAGAGGTTATAAAGGGAAAActcacagaggcagtgtgtggaaAAGCTCCAACTTTGTGGCGTGGAGTCCTTTACAGCCCTCACATTTGAATTCAACCTTTTCACCCTGGGTTAGAAACAAAAGCATTACAAAATGAATGATACCACTACAATAATAAGATAGCGTATTCTGAGGCAGTGGGCAGCTTGCCCTGGGTGTTAGTCTCTACATGCAGGTCTGAGCCCTAAGTGCTGACTTTGAAAGTGAGTGCTAGGCTACTCAGCAAGGTGCGCTCAGGGCTTAAGTCCAATGAGAAGTGGTTGTAGTCCTCTCTGGTGGAAGACTCGCGCCCACACCTTCAGAAGCAGGACAAAGAGAAGTAAAATGCATCAAGTCTGTTTCTGTTTCAGGTGTCTACAATGTTTATTTTATGCCATGTGTTTTGCAATATTATTTGTAGAAAGATCATGTTCTCAGTAGATACATTACAACCAATGGGAGCTCTTACCTGGTACATGTTCGCACCGACACAAGCTGGAACTCCAGCTGGGAAACAGGGCAGGTATAGCTCACCCCGAGTGTCTTCAATATCATGCCCTCCTCCTTCAGCTGACACAGCATGTTCACAAGTAACTCGTGTGCGTCCTATGatgaggagagaaagaaacataCCAAGATAAAAGCAAATGATGAAGATAAAATCAACCCTTGCAAAAGAAGCGCACGTACACAAGAGAGTAGTGCCTCAGTTACCTGTTGCGTGTCCCCCAGATATTTAAAATCATATCCTGACAAGGAGTACTTGACCTTCCACATGAGGTCTGCTTTTGAGGTCTGGTTTGCCCCACTGTCAGGTAGACTCGAACGGTACACATCAGACAGACACCtgtaggggagacagagagtaaattAGCAGCTGACTGGATGGTGTCAACCTACTGCCTTATGCCTGAAGAGGCAGATGAGTATATCCAAATATGTTTTATCTAACGGCACCTCATCATTAGAAATTATTCATTCAATTCAATGCAATTTCACCTTTGAGGACGGATAATGaagcaaaacaacaaaaatgtgttgaTTATTCTCCTAAGATATTTGGTTTGGATACTACTCTCAATTCCAGAGCATTTTAAAAAGCTACCAAATTTCCCACGGTAGTGTGGAATGTTCAGTCAATGAGCATTATGGGCAATGTTGTCATTCTACACTTTCCAAATAGGCTTACAAATGCCTACATCATAATCATTGTGTCATTGTTGTTCCTCTTGGTTATGAAGATTTGATCAAAAAGAAACTGGCAAACAAACCCAAAATACAATACACAGCAGAATATgaagtggttaaggttaggaaaagggttaggattAGTGAAAATGctttcctaacctgctacgacaATCACTTTCTATAGAAGTGGCGTGAAAAGAGTGTGTCCCTTCTTTACTTTAAGACCACAAATAATGGTTGTGTGGGGGAGTGTCTGCTTTTGATCCTTCCCTTACCTGAGCAGgttggagaagggggaggagctcCAGAGTTGTTCCTGGTGCAGGATTTCCTTTGAGAAGGAAGGCAGGACCAGGAGGCACTGCAGGGTGGCATTAAGCAAGCAAGTGTTGCCAATGTTAGGCAACCTGTGAAGAAGAAGCAGCCATCAGTACACACATAGAGATACAATATCCTAGACACATAGAGTGGCCTATGTCATAAACCTTCATAACTCTATAAAGTGATCAtaatggcagccatcttggtcGTGGATAAATGATAAGTGGATGTCCTTTAGACCAAGATTGCCATAATTCATGGGTTTATAAATATCTAATAAAACTGACATGCTTGATAGTAAGCCCTATCCCCATAGTACATCAGACATTGATCTCTAAACAATAAAGAACTTATATTCAATGcatttgtggtgtgttgtggtttaCCCAAGAAGTTCCATGTTGACCAGTGCCCCCCGTTCTCCTCTGGCCCCCTGGGTCTCTTCTGACCCTCTGGTGGCTGAGCTGGCCCTGGGAAGACTCATGCTTCTGGTGGCTGAGACTGGCCTCTGGGGCCTTGGGCTAGAGTGGTCCAGAAGAGACAGAGGTCTGGAGGAAGGAGTGAAACAGGTCTAAAGCCTCCAAAACAGAGATCGTATCACTCTACGCAGTCTCTCTATTAAATACTATACTGTAAATAAACACAGTCTGAGTGAGTAGTTACGCATGTATTGCTGTCCATATAAATGCAGTGTACCAAGTAGACCAGGGCAATAGGTTAGTACTCTCTTTATCCACTAGATGTGGTCAGAAGAGCCTAAAACTACAGTTTGAGGAAAATAACTTTCTGGGACTGTGTTTTTCAAGTGTCTCTGAGTAGGAGTCTGGTCTAGGATCATATTTGActtttagatcataataaatCAGACTACAATGGACagagaggacctgatcctagattagcactCATTCTCTTGATAAACACTGGCCCTGGTCTTGTAGCTCTAAACCCAACTCTCTAAAGAGACTCTAGGATGGCACTGTACTTTTTGTTTGAATTACCTGACTGTTGTGCCCTCATGGCTGGTGTCTCCATGACAGTCCAGAGGGTTGGTAGGAGAGGGAGAACTAGGGAGGGACACCACTGGAGAGGATTTCACTGGGGAAGGGTGTTTGGCAGGTGACCGGGGTACAGAGGGCTGTTTAGCAGGAGAGCAAGGCTGAGAGGAACATTTAACAGGAGAGGaaggtggatggagggaggagagttggTCAGAGGGTGAAGGGTCAGAGGTGACGGAGGCATTCCGTTCAGAACGGTCAGATGGAattggagagggggatgaagtgCCACTCCTTCTTTCTTGTCTTCTGCTCCACATCAACTGAATTTGCTTTCTGACGTTTTTTCTGTTGACAAGAAAATGTGATAGTGCTGAATACTTTTTTTCCCAGATCCCCAGCGAATGGAAGAGGGGGGTCATCAGAATAGGAAAAGGTAGGCCTAAATGGAGGATCTTAGCTATCTATCCTAAACCTCAAATAACACAGTATAGACAGGTTACATTGAGTGACATTTGCAAAAGCCGAACTTCATGTACATTTCATGTCCACTTTGTATGCATTTGTCAATCAGAatgtacttttacttttattcTTCCCATTAGGTCTATGACAAAAATACTACTCCAGAATTTAAATAGTTGTTAATCGATTAAATGACCTGAACACATACCTTTTTGCACCAGCAGAAACAAGCCATGTCAATAACCAATGAAGACTGATACATATCCACATTAACCCATTGTTCAAATTGGCTTAAAGACCATTGTGATGTCATCGGTCATGTATGACACCACCATCTGGCAACCCATTCTATAATATATTGTTCAATGAACAAATATGTTTTATTGAAGAGCAAAGTTATGCAGTATACATACAATATTGGAGATAATATGTTCCATTGTTTTTCTGTTTCTTCTTTTACATTCATTTTTTTGTATGTTGTTTCATTGTACGTACGACcacaataaaggcattttaagtgCCTTCATCTTCATCTTCCTTGTTTTTTGATAGCTTCCATGTTGTTTGTGGATTGGTCATTGGTATATTGAAATGCTAAATGCTTTTTCTCTTATTCACCAGCAGATGAACAAAGGGTTGGTCAAAAGAATGTGAACAGGTGATAGAGATTTAGCCTGAACCTCAAACAACAATCCAGATTGGTTAGGGACAGTATTCCATATTCAAATCTTGCCCTAAAGGCAGCTCTGCCTCAAGGACATAATGAATGTGATTGGTTCAAATAAAGCTCAATGGTCAGTGGACAGAGCTTACAGTGCCCAGTGCGAGTTAAATACACTTGCTAGGTGATAAGTTGGGGTTGAATGGAAGGCATAACACAAGGTTGCTGGAGTGAATTTTGTTTTCTAACCTCACTCCAACCCCTAAACAATTCTTCttacctaaacttaacccaacCCTAG
It contains:
- the LOC106602209 gene encoding ubiquitin carboxyl-terminal hydrolase 37 isoform X1 — encoded protein: MWICISLHWLLTWLVSAGAKRKNVRKQIQLMWSRRQERRSGTSSPSPIPSDRSERNASVTSDPSPSDQLSSLHPPSSPVKCSSQPCSPAKQPSVPRSPAKHPSPVKSSPVVSLPSSPSPTNPLDCHGDTSHEGTTVRPLSLLDHSSPRPQRPVSATRSMSLPRASSATRGSEETQGARGERGALVNMELLGLPNIGNTCLLNATLQCLLVLPSFSKEILHQEQLWSSSPFSNLLRCLSDVYRSSLPDSGANQTSKADLMWKVKYSLSGYDFKYLGDTQQDAHELLVNMLCQLKEEGMILKTLGVSYTCPVSQLEFQLVSVRTCTRCGRESSTREDYNHFSLDLSPERTLLSSLALTFKGEKVEFKCEGCKGLHATKLELFHTLPLVLVLHLKRFGGPEGFEKLEAPLLFPSELSLSTLCGDMVPHLHSASPQDLTNQVSSPPGEAKDSALYCSDSNDQEPGKVLLTASVKQQPVKSVNGYYQLTGVVSHLGGSANSGHYISDILNASGNWFCCNDSQVSMSNEATVLRTRARSAYMLFYMFRYCFLSPSIFLCCYICVRFLSPYRAREREAPAHRA
- the LOC106602209 gene encoding ubiquitin carboxyl-terminal hydrolase 37 isoform X2 — translated: MWICISLHWLLTWLVSAGAKRKNVRKQIQLMWSRRQERRSGTSSPSPIPSDRSERNASVTSDPSPSDQLSSLHPPSSPVKCSSQPCSPAKQPSVPRSPAKHPSPVKSSPVVSLPSSPSPTNPLDCHGDTSHEGTTVRPLSLLDHSSPRPQRPVSATRSMSLPRASSATRGSEETQGARGERGALVNMELLGLPNIGNTCLLNATLQCLLVLPSFSKEILHQEQLWSSSPFSNLLRCLSDVYRSSLPDSGANQTSKADLMWKVKYSLSGYDFKYLGDTQQDAHELLVNMLCQLKEEGMILKTLGVSYTCPVSQLEFQLVSVRTCTRCGRESSTREDYNHFSLDLSPERTLLSSLALTFKGEKVEFKCEGCKGLHATKLELFHTLPLVLVLHLKRFGGPEGFEKLEAPLLFPSELSLSTLCGDMVPHLHSASPQDLTNQVSSPPGEAKDSALYCSDSNDQEPGKVLLTASVKQQPVKSVNGYYQLTGVVSHLGGSANSGHYISDILNASGNWFCCNDSQVSMSNEATVLRTRARSAYMLFYMFRAREREAPAHRA